In Lepisosteus oculatus isolate fLepOcu1 chromosome 15, fLepOcu1.hap2, whole genome shotgun sequence, one genomic interval encodes:
- the LOC102696991 gene encoding protocadherin-9 isoform X5: protein MDLRDFYLLAAVVACFWLDPAIAQELIYPIREELQENVLIGNIPKDLNISHINAATGTSANLVYRLVSKVGDTPLVRVLSSTGEIFTTSNRIDRERLCPGPSYEENECSFEIEVVILPNDYFRLIKIKIVVKDTNDNAPMFPFPVINISIPENTLINSRFPIPSATDPDTGFNSVQHYELVNGQSAFGLDIVETPEGEKWPQLIVQQNLDREQKDTYVMKIKVEDGGMPQKSSTAILQVTVTDVNDNRPVFKESQIEVHIPENAPVGTSVVQLQATDADVGPNADIRYIFGTQVSLATKRLFSLNGTTGLITVQRPLDREETAIHKVTVLASDGSSSPARATVTINVTDVNDNPPNIDLRYIISPINGTVYLSEKDPLNTKIALITVSDKDTDVNGKVICFIEKDVPFHLRAVYDSQYLLETSSLLDYEGTKEYSFKIVASDSGKPTLNQTALVRVKLEDENDNPPIFSQPVIELSVMENNVRGLYLTTISATDEDSGKNAEIVYQLGPNASFFDLDRKTGVLTASRVFDREEQERFLFTVTARDNGTPPLQSQAAVIVTVQDENDNSPKFTHNHFQFFVSENLPKYSTVGVITVTDADAGENAAVTLSILNDNENFILDPYTGVIKSNVSFDREQQSSYTFDVRAVDGGQPPCSSAAKVTINVIDVNDNTPVVIYPPSNTSFKLVPLSAIPGSVVAEVFAVDVDTGMNAELKYTIISGNNKGLFRIDPVTGNITLEEKPAVADIGLHRLVVNISDLGYPKSLHTLVLLFLYVNDTVGNTTYIYDLIRKTMETPLDKNIGDSNETYQNGDYLTIMIAIVAGAMVVIVVIFVTVLVRCRHASRFKAAQRNKQGAEWMSPNQENKQNKKRKRKKRKSPKNSLLNFVTIEETKPDDPVHEPINGTISLPAELEEQGIGRFDWSAAPTTTFKPNSPDLARHYKSASPQSAFHLKADTPVSVKKHHVIQELPLDNTFVGGCDTLSKRSSTSSDHFSASECSSQGGFKTKGPLHTRQGTLTRARTELNPEYLDLRSRAELNPEYWTPCTPLK from the coding sequence ATGGACCTAAGGGATTTTTACCTGTTGGCCGCTGTGGTTGCCTGCTTTTGGCTAGATCCTGCTATAGCCCAAGAACTGATTTACCCGATTAGAGAGGAATTGCAAGAAAATGTGCTTATTGGAAACATACCAAAGGATCTGAATATTTCTCATATCAATGCTGCAACTGGAACAAGTGCTAATCTGGTCTACAGGCTGGTTTCTAAAGTTGGGGATACACCTTTAGTCAGAGTTTTAAGCAGTACAGGGGAAATATTTACAACTTCTAACAGAATCGACAGGGAAAGACTTTGTCCTGGTCCTTCTTATGaagaaaatgaatgttcttTTGAAATTGAAGTTGTTATCCTGCCAAATGACTATTTTAGGCTCATTAAGATTAAAATTGTAGTCAAGGACACCAATGACAATGCCCCCATGTTCCCATTCCCTGTTATAAACATTTCTATTCCAGAGAACACACTGATAAATAGCCGTTTCCCAATTCCATCAGCCACTGATCCGGACACTGGATTCAACAGTGTGCAACACTATGAACTAGTAAATGGGCAAAGTGCTTTTGGGTTGGACATTGTAGAAACACCAGAAGGGGAAAAGTGGCCACAGCTTATTGTACAGCAAAACTTAGATAGAGAGCAGAAAGATACTTATGTCATGAAGATTAAAGTAGAGGATGGAGGCATGCCACAAAAGTCCAGCACTGCTATCCTTCAAGTAACTGTCACTGATGTAAATGACAATAGACCAGTTTTTAAGGAGAGCCAAATCGAAGTGCACATACCAGAAAATGCACCAGTGGGTACCTCTGTTGTTCAGTTACAAGCAACAGATGCAGATGTTGGACCCAATGCTGATATCAGATACATTTTTGGCACCCAAGTTTCCCTAGCTActaaaagactgttttctttaaatggcACAACAGGCCTTATAACAGTCCAGAGACCTTTAGACAGGGAGGAAACTGCAATCCACAAAGTAACAGTACTGGCCAGTGATGGCAGCTCCAGTCCAGCCAGGGCAACTGTTACTATTAATGTCACTGATGTTAATGACAATCCACCAAACATAGACCTGAGGTATATTATTAGTCCAATTAATGGTACAGTTTACTTATCTGAAAAAGATCCTCTAAATACAAAGATTGCTCTGATCACAGTTTCTGACAAGGATACAGATGTTAATGGAAAAGTAATCTGTTTTATTGAAAAGGATGTCCCCTTTCACCTAAGGGCAGTCTATGATAGCCAATATCTGTTGGAGACCTCATCGCTGCTGGATTATGAGGGCACCAAAGAATACAGCTTTAAAATTGTAGCTTCAGATTCCGGTAAACCCACCCTAAATCAGACTGCTTTAGTCAGAGTGAAGCTGGAAGATGAAAATGATAACCCTCCCATTTTTAGTCAGCCTGTAATTGAGTTGTCTGTTATGGAAAACAATGTACGTGGTTTGTACCTCACGACTATTAGTGCCACTGATGAGGACAGTgggaaaaatgcagaaattgttTACCAGCTTGGACCCAATGCCTCTTTTTTTGACTTGGATCGTAAAACTGGAGTTTTAACAGCATCAAGAGTTTTTGACAGAGAAGAGCAAGAAAGATTTCTTTTTACAGTCACTGCAAGAGACAATGGAACTCCTCCACTTCAGAGCCAGGCAGCTGTAATTGTAACTGTACAGGATGAAAATGACAACAGTCCTAAGTTTACTCAtaatcattttcagttttttgtatCAGAGAACTTACCAAAGTACAGTACTGTGGGAGTGATCACTGTAACAGATGCTGATGCAGGGGAGAATGCTGCTGTGACTCTTTCCATTCTAAATGATAATGAAAACTTCATATTAGATCCTTATACTGGAGTTATTAAGTCCAATGTTTCATTTGACAGAGAGCAGCAAAGCTCATACACATTTGATGTCAGAGCTGTGGATGGAGGTCAACCCCCTTGTTCATCTGCTGCTAAAGTAACTATAAATGTTATAGATGTCAATGACAATACACCTGTTGTCATTTATCCACCATCAAATACGTCATTTAAGTTGGTACCTCTCTCTGCTATTCCTGGATCAGTGGTGGCAGAGGTTTTTGCTGTGGATGTTGACACCGGAATGAATGCTGAACTTAAATATACTATTATAAGTGGCAATAACAAGGGCTTGTTTAGAATTGATCCTGTCACTGGTAATATCACCCTTGAAGAAAAGCCAGCTGTGGCTGATATTGGTCTTCATCGACTAGTGGTCAACATTAGTGATCTGGGTTACCCAAAATCTTTGCATACCCTTGTTCTTCTGTTTCTCTACGTGAATGACACTGTTGGCAATACCACCTATATTTATGACCTGATACGCAAAACCATGGAAACtcctttggataaaaatataGGTGACAGCAATGAGACTTATCAAAATGGGGACTATCTGACAATTATGATTGCTATAGTGGCAGGTGCTATGGTTGTTATAGTTGTCATATTTGTCACAGTGTTGGTGCGCTGCCGTCATGCCTCAAGGTTCAAAGCAGCTCAGAGAAATAAGCAAGGCGCTGAGTGGATGTCCCCTAACCAGGAGAATAAACAGAACAAGAAAAGGAAACGAAAGAAAAGGAAATCGCCCAAGAATTCTTTGTTGAATTTTGTCACCATCGAGGAAACCAAACCTGATGACCCTGTACATGAACCAATAAATGGTACAATAAGCCTTCCAGCTGAACTGGAAGAGCAGGGTATAGGACGGTTTGACTGGAGTGCTGCACCAACAACAACCTTTAAACCTAATAGCCCTGACCTAGCTAGGCATTATAAGTCTGCCTCACCACAGTCTGCTTTTCATCTGAAAGCAGACACTCCAGTGTCAGTGAAAAAACACCATGTGATTCAGGAGCTCCCTTTGGACAACACCTTTGTTGGGGGTTGTGACACCCTTTCGAAGCGATCCTCCACTAGTTCAGACCACTTCAGTGCCTCAGAGTGCAGTTCCCAAGGAGGTTTCAAGACAAAGGGCCCATTGCACACCAGACAG